In the genome of Globicephala melas chromosome 3, mGloMel1.2, whole genome shotgun sequence, one region contains:
- the MBD3L1 gene encoding LOW QUALITY PROTEIN: methyl-CpG-binding domain protein 3-like 1 (The sequence of the model RefSeq protein was modified relative to this genomic sequence to represent the inferred CDS: inserted 6 bases in 3 codons; substituted 1 base at 1 genomic stop codon): MVKTSQRKQRDCXETNPKRGLSTSIPLRMSXYIFKRLVARITSYPGNEVRCHQWEETLDKPQQVLWPKRLHGFQVFSGTREPLSTLDLAKALQKLATSCTGESLPGVLTGGLNSSPRPTPAQSSDLAEMIPGAGLGISQLLCKQFPVTEEDIRKQXKVKMARESLRIALIADRLAIKAEKVRGXEGCPDKHC; the protein is encoded by the exons ATGGTCAAGACTTCACAGAGGAAGCAACGTGATTG AGAAACCAATCCAAAGCGTGGCTTAAGCACCTCCATCCCTCTGAGAATGTC GTACATATTCAAGAGGCTGGTTGCTAGAATCACATCCTATCCTGGCAATGAGGTCAGATGCCATCAATGGGAGGAAACTTTGGATAAGCCCCAGCAAGTGCTCTGGCCGAAGAGACTACATGGATTCCAGGTCTTCAGTGGAACCAGAGAACCCTTAAGTACTTTGGATCTTGCCAAAGCCTTGCAAAAACTTGCAACTAGTTGCACAGGTGAATCTCTGCCAGGAGTTCTCACAGGTGGTCTGAACTCCAGCCCCAGGCCCACCCCTGCCCAGTCTTCAGATTTGGCAGAGATGATTCCAGGAGCTGGTCTGGGTATCTCACAGCTCCTCTGCAAACAATTTCCGGTGACTGAGGAAGATATCAGGAAACA CAAAGTGAAGATGGCAAGAGAGAGCCTGAGGATAGCATTGATTGCAGACAGGCTAGCTATCAAGGCAGAAAAAGTGAGGGGCTAAGAAGGATGTCCTGACAAACACtgttga